One window of the Desulfobulbaceae bacterium DB1 genome contains the following:
- a CDS encoding histidine kinase — protein sequence MSMLRIRYQTIEFGDTDIHLRTLRDKQQYADIGGVADQLGISSAQWSLFGVVWASGELLAHLMFDHEIKGLRILEVGCGIALASLVLNNRLADITATDYHPEVEHFLLENVKLNKGEAIPFFRTGWDDDSSSLGKFDLIIGSDLLYERDHVDLLAGFIDRHARPHCEVIIVDPGRGRHGSFSKKMAHLGYSHSRSEPESIDYLTQPFRGRILRYHR from the coding sequence ATGTCAATGCTGCGTATTCGCTATCAAACAATAGAATTCGGCGACACGGATATTCATCTGCGCACCTTGCGCGACAAGCAGCAATACGCCGATATCGGCGGTGTTGCCGACCAACTGGGAATTTCCTCGGCCCAATGGTCCTTGTTCGGGGTTGTCTGGGCGTCGGGGGAACTTCTTGCCCATCTCATGTTTGACCATGAGATCAAGGGGTTGCGGATTTTAGAGGTGGGCTGCGGCATCGCCCTGGCGAGTTTGGTGCTGAATAACCGCTTGGCGGATATAACCGCCACGGACTACCATCCGGAGGTGGAACATTTTCTTCTGGAAAATGTTAAGCTCAACAAGGGCGAGGCAATACCATTTTTCCGCACCGGATGGGACGATGACAGCAGCAGTTTAGGGAAATTTGATCTTATCATCGGCAGTGACCTGCTGTATGAAAGAGATCATGTTGATTTGCTGGCCGGTTTTATAGATCGGCATGCCCGGCCCCATTGCGAGGTGATAATTGTTGATCCGGGACGCGGCCGTCATGGGTCTTTCAGTAAAAAAATGGCACATTTGGGTTACTCGCACAGCCGAAGCGAACCTGAAAGTATCGACTATCTGACCCAGCCGTTTCGTGGCCGCATCCTTCGTTACCACCGTTAG